The Silene latifolia isolate original U9 population chromosome Y, ASM4854445v1, whole genome shotgun sequence sequence gaatgacaaccttgacaacaaatttgagtggcttaccaaagatgccaagtccttcattctaccaaacaaaatttgccgactcaatgtccgaagcacaaactatcttcttccactctccggtGAAGCCGAGATGATCATACAACAACAAAGGGAATTCAATGCCGAATCCTCCTCCTCCGCAATTGTGACTCCAGCATACCCGTTTACCTACCAAGAATTCCAACCCGATGGTGTTGCGATAGGTAATGATTATTTGACTCAATTAATGCAACACATGcataagcaagcttatgaagaccgagtcaatgcctatagagctcaatatccgcccctcaaagcttcaagaaagatgcccatccttccaaaaataccggcgtttccttaagtagggacttaatcgtcatttaagcccttagttaaccctaattcctacacctaatcctcactataaataccccattagtctaattagaagagtatgttcttcttagcaatctttagggtagttaatatcaatcaaatctctctttaatattgtaatcaacaattaatcaagttttaatacaagttttatttccttaatctctcttttgttcatcctttgttttgggtaattgaagattatttgggttattattgggagattcacaacctctcaatcaagcatcaagtacttcttttattctttgctttattattggaaccattagtaggtataattctcttaatccctttttaattattgttaattactttcatttattcatcatgtttcactttgttggtatgattgacaaccttgctagcatgttcaacatgataatgagtgagtagtcacttagctagggttaatgggtaattaggggaaaccaacatggggaatgattcatgcttaaattaatatgctttcatggtttatttgcttgcttgttatgatctcaactcatgcacatgttatgtttgatgaaatgcgagcctatgggTATGCAAACTGATGGTGTGGAGAAGAATTTGCAAGATCAAAGAGGAGATGGTGGCAGGTTATAACAATGGCAAATGGAGTATGCAAACTGATGGGTATACACCTGCTGGAAGCTATGAGTGGTTCAAGGGGAATAGGCCTAAGGTTAACTGGTACAAGGTAGTCTGGAATGGGTGGGTAATCCCAAAGCATCAGTTTCTGGGATGGCTTATTGCACATGCTGCACTAAACACAACATCAAAGCTAGTTGGGTTTGGAGTGGACATTGAGAATACTTGTTGTATATGTGCCCTAGCTGAAGAAACCACTGAACATCTCTTCTGTGAGTGTGTTTACAGCAAAAGGGTAGTTAGGGAGGTGAACAAACAGACTAGATGGGACTACCCTGAGAGTGGGGTGCTAAACTGGTGTACGCAGAGAACTGGTTCTGTGCTGCAAAAGGGAATTCAGATTGCTCTGATGTTGAGTTTGCTTTATCAGATTTGGCACCAAAGAAACAAATGTAGGAATGAGAAAATCCTGTTGTGCCTTGAACGTGTGGCCAAGAATGTTATAGAGGAGATGAGAGCTCGGGTTCGAGGCAGGGAAAGGTTGCAAATGACTTTAGATGATTTGGAATGGCTTAAAAGAATGAGTCTAGTTGAGTGATAGATTGTTTGGTTGTCTTAGCCTAAAAACTACCTATGTATATTTGATATTTTGATATatattatactcacatttcaccaaaaaaaaagaaatgcgagcctatgaatccttacattttttacccatcacctatcttttcaatgagacttgtaagacataaaccaactcgagtctcattagaccacgtatgttgttgagtagggaagattaagtcgacttgtaggtgttgtacaatctaatcgattcggctccgggacccaaactttcctaggattgtaagatataaccaaacttaatccatcacaacaataattgcttgcttataatttgagaacatgtttgtatgatcaattcccatgaatcccctatgaccccatgataccctagtgctttttatcaattgtttacaatccttttaattcatcttgcttgtttactttcattgctatttagtttagtgatcttctacatcaaccccaattgtgacacccctaagacaccgctagttgcaatagaaatctcatctcaattcccgtcccttgggatccgacctttacttgcctctttactaattgtagagttgttggtgaagctataaattgtgttttggtctaggtgctcctaacgacaagttaccgaaaagatatagtccgaccaaaaatggtgtcgttgccggggacggtgttaacttgatttagattttcttatattgtgattagttgtgtctttctttgccttggggaagtaaaactcctcaaggtttgttctaattgttttcgagttgtttgatattttgcatgtctagaaggtcacaaggtgacttgttaccctttgatcgtgaaattgaaagaactttgacaaccaatagaagacttgctaggtaaaatttgagaggtattggtgaggttgtagatattcaaccaactattgagttcatcaacccttttgcaagagaaggtgaggagaacccaacacaaaatacaacacaaaatcaacccacaatgcctaagtttttatcacattccgtacccaccgaggagaacctacccaatggtactcccacaccacaacatctaaccggaaattttattgacaaatccgcatttatccaattagtcgaaagaagccaatttggggggatgcctagtgaagaccctcattctcatatggagaccttttgttACTATTGTGAtacgatttctcaaaccggtgtaactcaagaccaaattcgatgggtcttatttcctttttctctaattggcaccgcgaaataatggttgaagggccttgataaggccactctcggaattgattcttggaagaagttggctctagctttctacaaaaagttctatccaccggaaaagactaacatgctaagagctcaaattacaggttttaagcaaagggatgaagaatctttgtatgaagcttgggagcggttcaaaggaatttgtcgctcatgtcctcacgatggacttagcgagtggttcttgg is a genomic window containing:
- the LOC141633035 gene encoding uncharacterized protein LOC141633035; the encoded protein is MVWRRICKIKEEMVAGYNNGKWSMQTDGYTPAGSYEWFKGNRPKVNWYKVVWNGWVIPKHQFLGWLIAHAALNTTSKLVGFGVDIENTCCICALAEETTEHLFCECVYSKRVVREVNKQTRWDYPESGVLNWCTQRTGSVLQKGIQIALMLSLLYQIWHQRNKCRNEKILLCLERVAKNVIEEMRARVRGRERLQMTLDDLEWLKRMSLVE